GTAAGCACCGCAATAAAAGCAACCTTATCAGGTCTAGAACCTAGAAATTCCATATCATTAAACCTTTCTAATGCTTCCTGAGCACAGCCATTAATTCCAAGGGCTGAAATTAGAGCTGTCCATGTAATTAGGTTTCTCTCTGTCATACTGTCAAAAAGCTTTACTGAACTTTCAAGGTTGCCACACTTTCCATACATGTCTATTAACACATTGCGGacaacaatatcaaaataccTGAAATTAGTCTTTATGAGGAGACCATGAATAGAACTTCCCAGAGCAAGGTTACAGACCTTACTACACACACATAGAAGACTTGTATATGTGTAATTGTCTGGAAGCATTTGAGCAACACGCATGTGtttaaaaagttcaaaaacCTCATTGTAATTTCCATTGCGTGCACAAGCTGCAATAACAATGTTCCAAGACACGGTGTCTGGTTCTTCAAGCTGAGAAAGAAACTTTAATGTCTCAAAGTATTGGCCTGATCTGTTATAAATTCCAGCAATACTGTTAGCGGGAACAACAGCAAGTAGTGTTTCAGAAGCTTTAACAAAGATCAGAGCATCAGTTATGAGACCATTCCTGCCATACGAGGTAATAAGAGAGGTCAACACATATTCATTATTATCATAGCCCAATCTTATAGTCAAGCTATGAATCTGCTTTAGCTCTAAAACCAAGGATGATTTAAGAACAgcagaaaatgaaaattcattAGGTCGGAAGCCTAACTTGAGCATTTCTAGCAACAAAGAAACAGAAGCAAAAGAGCATTTATTTGCATAACCCAGGATCAAAGAATTCCAAGAGACCACATTCTTCTGATGTATCTCGCGAAAGCAATAATGGGCATTATCCAGTTTACCACATTTGGCATAATAATCAACCAAGGCACTACCCAAATAAACATCTGTTTCAAGAGCAGTTTTCACTATTTTACCATGGACATATTCTCCACACATTGGGACCAGCAAACTGGTGCAAGAGTTAATGACACTTACAAATGTGGTCTGGTTAGGCATTATTCCATCCTCAGACATTTTCAGAAAGACTTCTAATGCTTTTCCAGGGTTCTTACTTTTTGAGAAGGCACTAATTATTGTGTTCCACGTGACTACATCCCTACCATCTACTTCCTCAAACAGTTTCTCCACTTGGGACATGCTTGAACATCTCGCATACATATTGATAAGAGAATTCGAAACTAAAACTTCGCAATCAAACCCGCTTTTAATGACCAAACCATGTATTTGTCCTCCAAATTCCAAATCTTCTTCACACACCAACCCCGATAAAACACCCTCAAAAGAACATTTAGACAAAGAACCCTCTTTCCTAACAAGCTTGCGAAACAAAACAACACAATCTTCCACAAAACCATGATGCCCCAACAATGATATCATCGAATTCCATGTCACCAAGCTTTTATTAGGCATATCTTCAAAAACATGGAATGCTTCATCTAACCACCCACATCTTCCAAATAAACCCAATAAAGCAGTGCCCACAAAAGCATCACTACAGAACAACCCGTTCTTTATTGCCAGTGCCTGCAACATAATCC
This genomic stretch from Populus alba chromosome 19, ASM523922v2, whole genome shotgun sequence harbors:
- the LOC118056644 gene encoding pentatricopeptide repeat-containing protein At3g58590 — translated: MSFHRDFLKYQYRLLQLLQSCSKLRALNTTKPLHALTITISPNPEQSTFVYNNIISFYASFNQVPLAHKVFDNMPQRNKVSYNSIISCFSKYGYLEEAWRTFCEMIDCGFTPNNFTLSGLLSCASMDIGRGIMLQALAIKNGLFCSDAFVGTALLGLFGRCGWLDEAFHVFEDMPNKSLVTWNSMISLLGHHGFVEDCVVLFRKLVRKEGSLSKCSFEGVLSGLVCEEDLEFGGQIHGLVIKSGFDCEVLVSNSLINMYARCSSMSQVEKLFEEVDGRDVVTWNTIISAFSKSKNPGKALEVFLKMSEDGIMPNQTTFVSVINSCTSLLVPMCGEYVHGKIVKTALETDVYLGSALVDYYAKCGKLDNAHYCFREIHQKNVVSWNSLILGYANKCSFASVSLLLEMLKLGFRPNEFSFSAVLKSSLVLELKQIHSLTIRLGYDNNEYVLTSLITSYGRNGLITDALIFVKASETLLAVVPANSIAGIYNRSGQYFETLKFLSQLEEPDTVSWNIVIAACARNGNYNEVFELFKHMRVAQMLPDNYTYTSLLCVCSKVCNLALGSSIHGLLIKTNFRYFDIVVRNVLIDMYGKCGNLESSVKLFDSMTERNLITWTALISALGINGCAQEALERFNDMEFLGSRPDKVAFIAVLTACRHGALVREGMQLFGKMNNYYIEPDMDHYHCLVDLLARNGHLEEAEKVISCMPFPPDAQIWRSFLEGCKKRRNTEDHAVCIK